Below is a window of Sporosarcina ureae DNA.
AAATCCACAAGGTGGCGAGCCGATCATCCAAACGGGCGGAATGAAAATTTCTTTGTTCGACGTAACCGATTTCGCGAACCCGAAAGAAACTGATACTGAAATCATCGGTGGCCAGGGAACTTACTCATCGGTACAAGACGACCATCATGCATTGTTCATTCATCCGTCTCGCAACTTGTATGGTTTCCCCGTCAGCATTTATCAACAATCTGAACGTGAGGGAGGCGTCGTAGACTTGCAAAGGTCAGGCGCAATGATTTACGAAATCACAGTAGAAAAAGGCATCGTCCAAGCGGCTGATTTGACGCAGCGCATGACAAATGACTATATGGACTGGGAAAAAGAAATCCGCCGCTTGTTATATAGTGGAGACACTGTTTACACGATTTCTCCAAATGAAGTCAGAAGCTACGCGTTGAATGGATTTGCACCGCTGGACACACTAGCGAAGTAAAAGTAAACGCTACTTGATCCTTAACTCATTCATGGGAATACCGACTCTATGCAGCTTAGTCGGTATTCCTTTTTTTTATTGGAGTCTTCGATACATAACGTTAATTGCTATAACTGTTGTGAGAAGAGATGTTAGTTCAAGTGAGTAGCGTGATAGATTGTCTACTATAATTAATCTTTAAATCTTACTTGACGAATAGGGATTGGAGGGATAGAGTATAGTTTGTATGAAATACTACAATAATATATAAATAGAGGGGATAGAATGATGAATACTTTTTTACTTATTGTGAACATTGCGGGTCTATTGTTGCTCGTCGGCCTATTATATAGAATGAATCGCAAAAAGGTCTCATTTTCAAAACGCGTTTTTACGGGACTTGGGCTCGGGATTGGATACGGACTTATTTTACATTTTGCATACGGGACAGAGTCAGAAATCCTCAAGCAGTCGATGCCGTGGTTTAACTTAATCGGAACCGGCTATGTTAAATTACTGCAAATGATTGTTATGCCACTAGTTTTTATTTCCATCTTAGCGGCCTTTACGAAAGTAACTATCGGGAAAAACTTTGGGAAAATGGCAGGTACGATTTTAGGTATGCTCGTCGGGACTACCGCGATTGCTGCGATTGTAGGGATTTCAGTTACGCTTCTATTTGGACTGGACGCTTCTGAAATTGTGTCAGGAGAAGCAGAAGCGGCACGTGGGCTTTCTATGGAAGAAAACCTCGAAACGGTAGCCGATCTTTCGTTACCTGAGAAGCTCATTGATTTATTACCTGCTAATCCTTTCTTAGATTTCACAGGGGCACGTCCAACTTCAACTATTGGGGTCGTTATTTTTGCAGCATTCCTTGGGTTTGCTTACTTAGCGATTACAAGAAGAGATGAAGAAAATGCGGTCACGGTGAAAAAGGGAATTGACGCAATTTACGCATTGATCATGGGTGTTGTACGAATCGTTCTACGTTTGACGCCATATGGTATTTTGGCGATTATCGCGCGAACTGTCGCGACGTCTGACTTTATGGCAATCTACAGTCTCGGGAAGTTTGTCCTTGCTTCTTATGTCGCCTTAATCGTGATGTTCGGCATTCACTTGCTCATTATTACATTATCGGGATTAAATCCAGTGACATATGTGAAAAAAGCAGGTGAAGCATTAATATTTGCCTTCACATCACGCTCAAGTGCGGGTACATTACCGTTAACGATTCATGCACAAACAAACCGTTTAGGTGTACCTGAAGGGATCGCAAACTTTTCTGGTTCGTTTGGTTTATCCATCGGGCAAAATGGCTGTGCAGGAATTTACCCAGCGATGCTCGCTGTCATGATTGCTCCATCAGTAGGTCAAAACCCACTTGAACCAATGTTCTTATTGACATTGATCGCTGTTGTTGCGATTAGCTCATTTGGTGTAGCTGGCGTTGGGGGAGGCGCGACATTTGCTGCAATTCTCGTCTTGTCGGCACTAAATCTTCCCGTCGCACTCGCGGGGTTATTGATTTCGGTTGAACCATTAATCGACATGGGCCGAACTGCTGTAAACGTCAGTGGTTCAATGACAGCCGGTGTTACTACAGCCCGCGTGACTGGTGAACTTGATAAAGATATGTATAATGAATCACTTGAAAAACAAACAGTAGAAGCTTAATTTTTAAGAAATCCCGTAGAAGACAGCTTTGTCTTCTACGGGATTTTTTTATGCGAACGAACATCCCATTAAAGCATCAAGTGGCACTAGATAGGACGTTAGTAAATCTATTTAAGTAGTTTGGATATTTCTGCTATAGTAATAGGAAAGTAAGATTAGGCTCATAATTTTGTAATAGGGGCCATTTTGTTGGATAGAGAAATTGGAAGAAGATATGAGAAGCGATAATTGGAGGATCACGCATGGAGAACTATGGAATGACACCAGGGTTATGGTCAGAACTTATTATAATACTATTAATTGTTATTTTCCTGATTATTATTATTCCAGCTATAATTCGTTATAAAATGGGAGCGGATAAAAATAAGTGGTTTTCATTTAATCACATAAACAAGTTCCATAAAAAAGTCGATTGGACATTGCGTATAATTTTTCTGATTTCTATACTAGTAAGTGCAGTATTACCTAATGAACAGCCGCTTTTACTACCCCTAATTTCCAGCTTTTTCGTATTAAGTCAAATTATCGTCCAATCATATGTAGAGTGGAGATTTTCCGACAACAGAAAGAACTTCAAAGTAACCTTAATCCAATTTGGGTTAACATTTATTACGCTTGCAGGTGCACTTTTTTGGATAAAGTATTTCTAGCGGAAAATTGAAATTATAAAGTTGACGGTCACAATTGTTGCACGAATTCTATAACATTATGGGGCCATTTTGAAGTATTATAGTCGATGCATTATTGTGTCGGATGGTAAGGGGGCGCGTGAAATAGACAACCAGAATTTCAAAGTAATATCCTTGATTTGTTTATTAATTTGTATACTAGCTTGGATTCCTAACATTGTTTTCCAAGTAGCCAGTCCTTTATTTTTAGTAACTTTTATTATTGCTCCAGTGGGAATTGTATTCGCAATATTGGTAAGAAGATATTGGTTAATCGTGGCTAACACTTTTATGTTTTTCAGCTTTTTCATATTTATGTTCGTGGGTTATTTTGTGAACGCCAACTGACGTCAAAACTTAAGGATATATTGTTTGCGACCAAAGCGCGAATTTGTTGTATAGGGTTTGTGTCTTAAACGGGCCGAGATATAAGAATAAGGATTATAAGACTAGGTGGGGTATTATGAGGTTTTTGGGGTTTGTTATTATATTACTAATTTTGAGCATTCCATTTGAAATGTTACTAAACAAATTGTTTAGTGTAGAAAAAAAGAAGATTTCAGAAACCCCTGGTAAAAGAATTGACCGATGGGGAAGAGGTATTATTTTAGTCGTTTCTTTAGGTAGTCTTCCTTTTGTTGTGGTCGCAGAACCAGTTATAATAAAGTGGGTTTGTATCTTTTATTGCGTTGTACAATATGGTTTTCAATCCATTTTGGAGTGGAAATACTTAAAAGGGACTAATCAACATATTGTAACATTTGCTTATCTATTAGTAGGTGTAATTCTGTTCTACAATGCGGAGTACTTATTTCGATTATTGAGATGAAGTATTGCGTGGATCTCTATTAAAAAAGTAGTACTGTATTCTAGTTATTCAAATGTCGGGCGTGATTGTTTAGGATCGCTTTCTAAGTTGATCAGAGCGGAAGCCGCCCATAGGCACACATCCGGTTGCAGCGCAGATCAACGGGGTTTAACCACTATCCCCTCTTTCAAAAACGCCACAAATGACCACTGAGAGCCTACAGTTAACACATGACCTCCTCTACGCAATCGAAAAAGGTTGTCTTTTCAGCCCTTGTACAGTAAGCTGTAATCAAACGCACTAGTAACGACCACAATTAAACAAGTTAGACAAAAATGGAGCCCTTTCTATACGAAAGGAGCTCCATCTGATTTGTATAAAGATAATTTATTGAATTTCGATCTGCTCAGCAGGCAACGGCATGCCGATGAAGTGACCTTGCATAGCATCAATGCCCATCTCTTTCAGCAATTCAAATTGCTGTTCATTGGCGACACCTTCTGCAATTGTATATAAGTTTAATTTCTTGGTAAGAAGAATCAATCCTTCGATCAACTTTTGTGTCTTTGGATTGCTTAGCAACGCATCAATAAAGACGCGATCAATCTTCACGCTAGAAATCGGTAAATGTTGCAAGTAGCGCAATGATGCATATCCCGAACCAAAGTCGTCAAGCGTAAACTGCAAACCGAGTTTTTGCAGTTCTGACATTTGCCCCAGTACGGATTGCTCTTCTTCCGCTTTAAGTGCAAATTTCTCTGTGAATTCAAGATGTACTTTATGCGCAGGGCAACCGGTCTCATTTAAAATAGAAATCAAGCGATCTTTCCATTGCGGATTCAGTGATTCGCGAATGGACGAGTTAATAGAAATACTCATATCATTACCAATGCGATGCCATTTCGTCACGAACGTCATGGCTTCTTCTGCAACATAGGCGCCGATTTCTTCAATCAAGCCATTTTCTTCTGCAATGGGAATCAATTCGTCAGGACTGATGACACCTAAATCTTCATCTTCCCAGCGCACGAGTGCTTCGTAGCAAGTGATTTTATCGCTAGCCACATCGAGTTGAGGCTGATAAGCTACGTGTAATGAATTGCGATCGAGTGCGGTTAGCATCTTGCGGTCAATTTCCAATCGTCGGTTCAGAATTTTATGGGACTGAGCAGAAAGGGATGCTATCCGCCCGCCACCTTGACTGATCACGTCATCCGCAGCTGTCATTGCCACTTTATAGAGTTGCATATATGTTTGTTGATCTTCTGGGAAACGTACGATCCCGCCACTGATCGATAGGGTCTGTGCGTTTTGGCTGAGGTAGACGGGCTGCTGCTTCAAGAAATCATAAAAACCTTGAATATACCAATCTCCGAAAGCTGTCAACACAACAAAGCTATTCGTATCGATACGCGCAATGGGGCTATCTTGGAAGTAGCGCTTTAGTCGGTTGGTAAATTCTTGGATCAGCTGTGTCTCAGATTCCTGGGATTGCAGCTCTTTCATAGTGAAATAATGATCAATTGTCAAATAGACGAATGAAAAATGCGTGCCAGTTGTGATGGATTCATTGACTACTTGTTCCAACTTATGTCGGCTCATGAGTCCAGTTTCCACATCAATGAATGCAATTTCTCCTAAACGTTCCTGCAAGCGGATATCTTCTGTGATATCAAGCTCTAGGAAAAACACGGATTGCAGTTCGCCAAAATCAGAGAGGGTAGGAACAGCCAGTGTATTGACAAAGAACGGTTCGCCTACGCGAGTCATTTTTTCTACCTTGCCCACCCATGTTTTGCCGGACAATAAACGGTCCCAAATGGCATTCGCTATTTCCTGACTTTCAGCTCGGTCGGAGAACATTTGCCAGAAGGATTTACCTATAATACGCTTAGGAGTCCAACCACTGACAGTTAGGTAATTTTGATTGGCATAGGTGATTAGACCTTCGCCGTCTGTATGTGTAACTAATTGGTATCTATTAAGACTATCG
It encodes the following:
- a CDS encoding L-cystine transporter, producing MNTFLLIVNIAGLLLLVGLLYRMNRKKVSFSKRVFTGLGLGIGYGLILHFAYGTESEILKQSMPWFNLIGTGYVKLLQMIVMPLVFISILAAFTKVTIGKNFGKMAGTILGMLVGTTAIAAIVGISVTLLFGLDASEIVSGEAEAARGLSMEENLETVADLSLPEKLIDLLPANPFLDFTGARPTSTIGVVIFAAFLGFAYLAITRRDEENAVTVKKGIDAIYALIMGVVRIVLRLTPYGILAIIARTVATSDFMAIYSLGKFVLASYVALIVMFGIHLLIITLSGLNPVTYVKKAGEALIFAFTSRSSAGTLPLTIHAQTNRLGVPEGIANFSGSFGLSIGQNGCAGIYPAMLAVMIAPSVGQNPLEPMFLLTLIAVVAISSFGVAGVGGGATFAAILVLSALNLPVALAGLLISVEPLIDMGRTAVNVSGSMTAGVTTARVTGELDKDMYNESLEKQTVEA
- a CDS encoding DUF4181 domain-containing protein, whose translation is MENYGMTPGLWSELIIILLIVIFLIIIIPAIIRYKMGADKNKWFSFNHINKFHKKVDWTLRIIFLISILVSAVLPNEQPLLLPLISSFFVLSQIIVQSYVEWRFSDNRKNFKVTLIQFGLTFITLAGALFWIKYF
- a CDS encoding DUF4181 domain-containing protein — its product is MFSVEKKKISETPGKRIDRWGRGIILVVSLGSLPFVVVAEPVIIKWVCIFYCVVQYGFQSILEWKYLKGTNQHIVTFAYLLVGVILFYNAEYLFRLLR
- a CDS encoding putative bifunctional diguanylate cyclase/phosphodiesterase — translated: MHTISLPETSEHHALVDSLNRYQLVTHTDGEGLITYANQNYLTVSGWTPKRIIGKSFWQMFSDRAESQEIANAIWDRLLSGKTWVGKVEKMTRVGEPFFVNTLAVPTLSDFGELQSVFFLELDITEDIRLQERLGEIAFIDVETGLMSRHKLEQVVNESITTGTHFSFVYLTIDHYFTMKELQSQESETQLIQEFTNRLKRYFQDSPIARIDTNSFVVLTAFGDWYIQGFYDFLKQQPVYLSQNAQTLSISGGIVRFPEDQQTYMQLYKVAMTAADDVISQGGGRIASLSAQSHKILNRRLEIDRKMLTALDRNSLHVAYQPQLDVASDKITCYEALVRWEDEDLGVISPDELIPIAEENGLIEEIGAYVAEEAMTFVTKWHRIGNDMSISINSSIRESLNPQWKDRLISILNETGCPAHKVHLEFTEKFALKAEEEQSVLGQMSELQKLGLQFTLDDFGSGYASLRYLQHLPISSVKIDRVFIDALLSNPKTQKLIEGLILLTKKLNLYTIAEGVANEQQFELLKEMGIDAMQGHFIGMPLPAEQIEIQ